Genomic segment of Thermodesulfobacteriota bacterium:
TCCATCGCCTTCTTGGCGACGTCTTCCGCCGCCACGGTGGCCGCGAAGGGCGTGCTTTTCCGGGACCCCTTGAACCCCTTCGCGCCGGCGCTCGCCCAGGCCAGGGTGTTTCCGTCGGGGTCCGTGATCGTGATGATCGTGTTGTTGAAGGTCGCCTGGATGTGGGCGACGCCCACCGGCACGTTCCTGCGGACCTTCCTCTTCCCCTTTTTCTTCGGCGTTGCCATCGTTCCTCCGCTGTTCTTCCGCTATTTCTTGGTGGCTTCCTTCTTCTTCGCGACGGCGCCCTTTCTCGGGCCCTTGCGGGTC
This window contains:
- the rpsK gene encoding 30S ribosomal protein S11 codes for the protein MATPKKKGKRKVRRNVPVGVAHIQATFNNTIITITDPDGNTLAWASAGAKGFKGSRKSTPFAATVAAEDVAKKAMDCGVSAVTVNIKGPGSGREAALRSLQAAGLKINYIRDVTPIPHNGCRPPKRRRV